The following proteins are encoded in a genomic region of Dyadobacter sp. UC 10:
- a CDS encoding helix-turn-helix domain-containing protein produces MSKLVLIEFDEFKSFTREVIQEEFRNVFSPNQGLKGSKEEPLLSRAEMARELNVSLVTLHQWQRSGLPYRRLHRRIYFIKSEVLDYMYTNQKTKKKG; encoded by the coding sequence ATGTCAAAACTGGTTTTAATCGAATTCGACGAGTTCAAGAGCTTCACCCGAGAGGTGATTCAAGAGGAGTTTAGAAATGTGTTCAGCCCGAATCAAGGTCTGAAAGGCTCGAAGGAAGAGCCGCTGCTTTCGCGGGCTGAAATGGCGCGTGAGCTGAACGTTTCGCTGGTCACGCTGCACCAATGGCAAAGATCGGGCTTGCCCTATCGGAGGCTACATCGGAGGATTTACTTCATCAAGTCCGAGGTGCTGGATTACATGTACACAAATCAGAAAACAAAGAAAAAGGGATAA